In Artemia franciscana chromosome 4, ASM3288406v1, whole genome shotgun sequence, a single window of DNA contains:
- the LOC136025615 gene encoding uncharacterized protein LOC136025615: protein MALCMYKKYINLLLYNYTMTQSLFFIVQISILLIVQISVVTGGKCLDQCSRRDHTTDEHCARISGVAGMPFNFKGSPFNVNVKDTRYTPILDAFQSYIKTTKIYNMTFEQERPKFYTVSVNQFYTYGRGSMILQLSVSEKQESEIITIEHEIWQSEEMNEAKGYTIFEEDIQTLENRLNARYKINEFKGKKKDLLSFKNCRVMLSRSAMTLFTLITIKYKLNKYDYISSALIPGVVFTEIDSFFKEDMPEECGKQWREHFRNMYMKTNGGNTRLLEPHRAFVTLEHKDDNFFLLFNCPQFCTHLVMEPNQERRVGSYDWPQERLEFSLAVNAEHEGINFLFKTDIEGTSIEVILYRDGFVVISTDGNGIEKHGGKNKFSRPLPPGCLAKVKSERNKEFQRGNGLSYYCLFTFEVDIDDYVKVTVKSYKRQELSGELKLKKPLQANGIKEVYLHGTGYKSKATQTEDQKRKLIIYAINGKNERPCNPLIRNDHGVINVERSHIYATEAFLPPQKRANEFSFPRRLKIKKDFGNVTSRSFIPTVNYNHRGNIYTTHRWDSQKFNQTNFRRREYGDETSSGSAIKRNIFLPVVLFCVFLQILT from the coding sequence ATGGCTTTATGtatgtacaaaaaatatataaacctCTTGCTTTATAATTATACAATGACGCaatctttgtttttcattgtgcaaatttcaattcttttaattgTGCAAATATCTGTTGTAACTGGAGGGAAATGTTTAGATCAATGTTCTCGACGTGACCACACTACTGATGAACACTGTGCAAGAATATCTGGCGTTGCCGGCATGCCGTTCAATTTTAAAGGGTCTCCTTTTAATGTAAACGTTAAAGACACCAGATACACGCCTATACTAGATGCTTTTCAATCGtatataaaaacaacaaaaatctacAATATGACATTTGAACAAGAACGACCTAAATTTTATACGGTTTCAGTCAACCAATTTTATACTTACGGAAGGGGAAGTATGATACTACAACTGTCTGTTTCAGAAAAACAGGAAAGCGAAATTATTACGATAGAACACGAAATTTGGCAGTCAGAGGAAATGAACGAAGCAAAAGGATACACTATCTTTGAGGAAGACATTCAAACActtgaaaatagattaaatgCCCGCTACAAGATTAATGAAtttaaaggaaagaaaaaagatttactttcctttaaaaactGCAGAGTGATGTTATCAAGGTCTGCCATGACTCTTTTTACATTGATAACTATAAAATATAAGCTGAATAAATATGACTATATCAGTTCTGCTCTTATACCTGGAGTAGTATTTACCGAAATTgatagttttttcaaagaagacaTGCCCGAGGAATGCGGAAAACAGTGGCGTGAGCATTTCAGAAACATGTATATGAAAACCAATGGAGGCAATACAAGATTATTGGAGCCTCACAGAGCTTTTGTTACTTTAGAACATaaagatgacaatttttttttgttatttaactGTCCTCAATTTTGTACGCATCTAGTAATGGAACCTAATCAAGAGCGACGTGTTGGCTCGTATGACTGGCCCCAGGAACGTTTAGAATTTAGCTTAGCAGTCAACGCTGAACACGAGGGTATAAACTTCTTATTTAAAACGGATATAGAAGGTACTTCCATAGAAGTCATTCTATATCGAGATGGCTTCGTGGTAATATCAACAGATGGCAACGGCATAGAAAAACATGGTGGGAAGAACAAATTTAGCCGACCACTTCCTCCAGGCTGTCTAGCGAAAGTGAAGAGTGAACGGAACAAGGAATTTCAACGAGGGAATGGGCTATCCTACTATTGTTTATTTACATTTGAGGTTGATATCGATGATTACGTTAAGGTTACAGTTAAATCATACAAAAGACAAGAACTTAGTGGGGAATTAAAGCTAAAGAAACCTTTACAAGCAAACGGTATTAAAGAAGTATATCTTCATGGGACGGGTTATAAATCTAAAGCAACCCAAACCGAAGACCAGAAGCGAAAGCTAATAATTTATGCAatcaatggaaaaaatgaacgtcCATGCAATCCTCTTATAAGAAATGACCATGGAGTTATTAACGTTGAGCGTTCCCATATATATGCAACAGAGGCATTCCTGCCTCCTCAAAAACGAGCCAACGAATTTTCTTTCCCGCGTcggttgaaaattaaaaaagattttggaAATGTAACAAGTCGAAGCTTCATACCTACGGTTAATTATAACCATCGTGGAAACATATATACCACTCATAGATGGGATTCTCAAAAGTTTAACCAGACAAATTTTAGAAGACGAGAATATGGAGATGAGACATCGTCTGGGTCTGCTATTAAGCGGAATATATTCCTTCCAGTTgtccttttttgtgttttcctaCAAATCTTGACATAA